The sequence below is a genomic window from Nostoc flagelliforme CCNUN1.
GCTAAGGCAGAATATATCAGCGTCGATGTTACAGATACGCAAGCTTTACAAGAAAAACTTGCCACTGCTGTGCAACATCATGGCCCAATTACAGGAATCATCCACGGCGCTGGGAACTTAGCTGATAAGTTAATTGAAAAGAAAACAGAAGAGGATTTTGAAAAGGTTTACACCGCCAAAGTTAAAGGTTTAGAAAACCTGCTAACTTGCATCAAGCCTAATCAACTTCAGCATTTAGTTTTGTTTTCATCAGTAACAGGATTTCACGGAAATACCGGACAATCTGATTATGCCATCGCCAATGAAATTCTCAACAAATCAGCCCATATCTTCAAGCAACACTACCCCTCATGCCATGTAGTTGCTATCAACTGGGGCGCTTGGGATAGTGGGATGGTAACACCGGAATTAAAGAAAGTTTTTCAAGAGCGCAAAATTGAAATAATTCCCGTTGCAGCTGGGGCACAAATGCTCGCTAAAGAAATGGGTAATGCTAATCATGCAACTACACAAGTTGTGATTGGTAGTACACTGATTCCAGTTGCAACAGAACTAGATTCTCAACTGCAAACCCATCGGATTCGTCGCCAAATTACACTAGCAGATAATCCCTTTTTGCTGGATCATACTATCGCTGGTTCTCCAGTTTTACCAGCAACTTGTGCAATGACATGGATGAGCAATACCTGTGAACAACTTTATCCTGGTTACAGATTGTTTAATCACCAAAACTTTAAAATTTTGAAAGGGATTACTTTCAATGAATCTTTAGCAAAGGAACATATTTTAGACATAGAAGAAATTTCCAAAGTCAGCCTTGAAAACATTGAAGTTAAAGCGAAAATCTGGAGTAAAAACCTAGAAGGAAAAATTCATTACCATTTTAGCGCTCAACTCCATCTCCAGCGAGAAATGCCCATTGCACCCATTTATGAATCAATTAATCTTGAACAAGATAACATCATCACCGCTACAGGAAAAGCTTTTTACCAAAATGGAGGAACTACATTATTTCATGGCCCTGCTTTTCAGGAAGTCAAAAAAGTTTTAAATATCAGCCCTGAAAAAATCACTACAGAATGTCTTTGGGAAGAAATCAGTCATCAGCAACAAGGACAATTTCCAGTGCAATGGCTCAATCCTTATACCATTGACTTGAGTATGCATGGGTTATGGATTTGGACACAGCACTTTTATCAAGAAGCTTGTTTACCTGGTAAGGTGGAAATATATGAACAGTTTGTACCTACACCACATAACAAACCTTTTTACGTTTCTTGTGAAGTGAAAGCGAAAACAGCAACTAGTGCGATCGCTGACTTTATCATACATGACCGTCAAGGACAAATATATTCGCGTATGCTCGGTGCCCACGCAATTATTTGGTCAATGAAATTACCCCGAAGCTAGTAATCTTCAGCTTCTTTTCTCTGCGCCTCTCTTACCTCGTGCGTGAGATTTGACTATTTTCAAGTTTGGGGAACAGCGTAAATCCTGCATTTTAAATATCTCTTGCCTAATACCCAAACCTTGAGGATATAACTAGTGGAAAAAATAGCCATTATCGGATTATCATGTCTATTCCCTGATGCTAAAAACCCGGAAGAATTTTGGCAAAATCTTGTTACTCAAAAAGATTCGACATCCTCTGCAACTGTCGATGAAATCGGAGTAGATCCAACAATCTTTCATAATCCAGTTAAAGGTACACCAGACAAAACCTATTCACTCAAAGGTGGATACATCCGTAACTTTCAGTTTGACCCTAGTGAATACAATCTGCCATCAGAATTTGTTGCTAGTTTAGATAATACCTTCAAATGGTCATTGTATACTGCTAAACAAGCAATTGTGCAAAGTGGTTATTGGGGTAATCAAACTGTTCTCTCAAAATGTGGCATCATTTTAGGTAATTTGTCGTTACCAACAAAATTATCTAATCAATTATTTTCTCCCATTTACCAAAAAGCTCTGACCCCTGCTGTCAGAGAACTTTTGCAGGATGAAGACTTTGATTTAGCTGCTTTACCAAGTGCAACTAAAGCGTCTTTGTACAATGCAATGATATCTAGCTTTCCAGCATCTATTGTTGCTCAAGCCCTCTCTTTATCCCAGATCAATTTATGTCTGGATGCTGCTTGTTCATCATCATTTTATGCTATTAAACTGGCATCTCATTATCTATGGTCTCATAAAGCTGATGTCATGTTAGCTGGAGCCATCAGTTGTGCAGATTCGCTATTCGTGCGGATGTTATTTTCTGGTGTTCAAGGATATGCAGAAAACGGTATCAGCCGTCCCTTGGATAAGTCCTCTAGAGGGCTAGTTCCCGCCGATGGTGTTGGGATGATGATGCTAAAAAGATATTCTGATGCCATTAGAGATGGTGATAATATTCTTGCCACTATCTGCGGTAATGGACTTTCAAATGATGGCAGGGGTAAGCACCTACTCAGTCCTAATCCTAAAGGACAAATTCTAGCCTTTGAACGAGCTTACAATGAGGCAAAAACTAGTCCAAAAAATATCGATTATTTAGAGTGTCACGCCACCGGCACATTACTAGGAGATACAACCGAATTTAACTCCATAGAAACATTCTTTGGTCAAAATCAAGCTGCGCCTCTGGTGGGTTCTGCTAAAGCAAATACAGGTCACTTGTTAACTGCTGCTGGCATGGTTGGCTTGACTAAAGTGATTTTGAGTATGTCTCATGGTGTAATCCCAGCAACCATGAATGTTTCGGAACCTTTAACATCAGAAAATGGTACAATTTCTGCCGATAAAATTGTTAGAACAGCTACGGCATGGCCTAATAAT
It includes:
- a CDS encoding SDR family NAD(P)-dependent oxidoreductase, which produces MTQTAQLSPSSVFVVSGGAKGITAECTIKLAQHQPCKFILLGRSEVLETEPDYAQNSDESALKKCIMENLLSQGEKPTPMNVQKIYNKITSSREIKKTLAAIEKTGAKAEYISVDVTDTQALQEKLATAVQHHGPITGIIHGAGNLADKLIEKKTEEDFEKVYTAKVKGLENLLTCIKPNQLQHLVLFSSVTGFHGNTGQSDYAIANEILNKSAHIFKQHYPSCHVVAINWGAWDSGMVTPELKKVFQERKIEIIPVAAGAQMLAKEMGNANHATTQVVIGSTLIPVATELDSQLQTHRIRRQITLADNPFLLDHTIAGSPVLPATCAMTWMSNTCEQLYPGYRLFNHQNFKILKGITFNESLAKEHILDIEEISKVSLENIEVKAKIWSKNLEGKIHYHFSAQLHLQREMPIAPIYESINLEQDNIITATGKAFYQNGGTTLFHGPAFQEVKKVLNISPEKITTECLWEEISHQQQGQFPVQWLNPYTIDLSMHGLWIWTQHFYQEACLPGKVEIYEQFVPTPHNKPFYVSCEVKAKTATSAIADFIIHDRQGQIYSRMLGAHAIIWSMKLPRS